The uncultured Hyphomonas sp. genome includes a window with the following:
- the rodA gene encoding rod shape-determining protein RodA, which translates to MSRDGSFSGYSRGEARTRTARSLNFDGTSSGLLGKMARLPWGFILLIVAMALIGIAMLYSSTFTNPAEQHLWKLQLIRFVICFGIMIALAMLPLSWWMNLSWLAYAGTILLLLAVEFFGVMGGGAQRWLKIGPVAVQPSEFAKLAVTLALARYYHGMLGANGSRFFIHIGAAVIILIPAALVFLQPDLGTALAIVASGGVVVFLAGLSGRVILAGIGAAVAAVWPVYQFVLEPYQRGRVDTFLAQLFGSSGASTSLGESYQIEQAKIAIGAGGLNGKGWLQGIQSQQDYVPEQHTDFILTVIAEEFGFLGATAILVGFAILLGWSLYTAFQSASSFGRYAAAGATATVAFYVVFNVAMVLGLLPVVGMPLPLISYGGTAMLTAMSCFGLILSAYLHRDDKLNTTGLF; encoded by the coding sequence ATGAGCCGCGACGGCAGCTTCAGCGGCTACAGCCGCGGGGAAGCGCGCACGCGTACTGCCCGGTCGCTCAATTTTGACGGGACCTCGTCCGGCCTGCTTGGCAAGATGGCGCGGTTGCCCTGGGGCTTTATCCTGCTGATCGTCGCCATGGCGCTGATCGGCATCGCGATGCTTTATTCCTCGACTTTCACCAATCCGGCCGAGCAGCATTTGTGGAAGCTTCAGCTGATCCGCTTCGTCATCTGCTTCGGCATCATGATCGCACTGGCTATGTTGCCACTGTCCTGGTGGATGAATTTGTCCTGGCTGGCCTATGCCGGGACGATCCTGCTGTTGCTCGCGGTGGAGTTTTTCGGCGTCATGGGCGGCGGGGCGCAGCGCTGGCTGAAGATTGGCCCGGTTGCCGTCCAGCCCTCGGAATTTGCCAAGCTTGCCGTGACGCTGGCGCTTGCCCGTTATTACCACGGGATGCTGGGGGCGAACGGGTCCCGTTTCTTCATTCATATCGGCGCGGCAGTGATTATCCTCATCCCGGCCGCGCTCGTCTTCCTCCAGCCGGACCTGGGCACCGCGCTTGCGATTGTCGCATCCGGCGGTGTGGTCGTTTTCCTGGCCGGCCTGTCCGGACGGGTCATCCTGGCCGGGATCGGTGCGGCCGTGGCGGCAGTGTGGCCGGTCTACCAGTTCGTGCTGGAACCCTATCAGCGCGGGCGCGTGGACACGTTCCTGGCCCAGTTGTTCGGATCCAGCGGCGCATCGACCTCGCTGGGTGAAAGCTACCAGATCGAGCAGGCCAAGATTGCCATCGGCGCCGGTGGGCTGAACGGGAAGGGCTGGCTGCAGGGCATCCAGTCCCAGCAGGACTATGTGCCGGAGCAACACACCGATTTCATTCTGACCGTGATTGCCGAGGAATTCGGCTTCCTCGGCGCGACGGCCATCCTGGTCGGCTTTGCCATCCTGCTCGGCTGGTCGCTCTACACGGCTTTCCAGTCTGCCAGCAGTTTCGGCCGTTATGCGGCAGCAGGCGCGACGGCGACGGTCGCGTTCTATGTCGTCTTCAATGTGGCGATGGTGCTGGGACTCCTGCCAGTGGTGGGCATGCCATTGCCTCTTATCTCATACGGTGGCACAGCCATGCTGACAGCGATGTCGTGTTTCGGCCTGATCCTTTCGGCCTATCTGCATCGCGACGACAAACTCAATACAACGGGGTTGTTCTGA
- the mrdA gene encoding penicillin-binding protein 2: protein MSKSFNPDQEFSRRMLMAGVGGGVVWAGLVARLFQLQILEGKKYDKLANENHIKLELAPPQRGRILDRFGKPLASHRRAGRVTVIPEQLDDPAATIASIGRLIDLSDGQVERVLRDIERARLRRAAFLPVIVANELSYEDFARMNVHAVELPGVQVEMALTRSYPRGRDFAHVLGYVARASQDDLERLTEGKTVDEATTIERMFRHPDMRTGRQGMERFAEEWLRGKPGFKKLVTNAAGRVIDQIPDERLAPEAGKDLFVTIDMDLQRVAIERFEGESGAAVVVEIESGDVLAMVSTPAFDPNDFVNGISGTDYAALRDNSRAPLYPRAHGGVYPPGSTFKMVVATAALETGAIKPTDKVHCNGYYHFGNRTWHCWKKGGHGTVDLHGGIKGSCDVYFYEVARRAGAQAIADTARKFGFGQAWSLGMTGARGGLVPDPEWKMRVRKEPWYEGETLNFGIGQGQLGVTPLQLALMTARIATEGHSLKPNLIGVGPQDPDDHVLDAPLDPEIMKMMKSGMYGVTSEWGGTARSSGDLGLGGPRLAGKTGTAQVRRITAAERATGVRKGASIERELRDHALFVAYAPADNPKYAISVVVEHGEGGSRTAAPVARDILAHAIRTNSGRKPAWTKSASIDRSDKEGTPT, encoded by the coding sequence ATGAGCAAGAGCTTTAACCCCGACCAGGAATTCTCCCGGCGCATGCTGATGGCAGGTGTCGGCGGAGGCGTCGTGTGGGCTGGCCTCGTCGCGCGCCTGTTCCAGCTGCAGATCCTGGAAGGCAAGAAATACGACAAGCTGGCGAACGAGAACCACATCAAGCTGGAACTCGCCCCGCCGCAGCGGGGGCGGATTCTCGACCGTTTCGGCAAGCCGCTCGCATCGCACCGCCGGGCCGGACGGGTCACCGTCATTCCGGAACAGCTGGATGATCCTGCGGCAACAATTGCCAGCATCGGCCGGCTGATCGACCTGTCCGACGGGCAGGTCGAGCGCGTTCTGAGGGATATCGAGCGCGCCCGCCTGCGCCGTGCGGCGTTCCTGCCGGTGATTGTGGCGAACGAGCTTTCCTATGAAGACTTCGCCCGGATGAATGTCCACGCTGTGGAACTGCCGGGTGTCCAGGTGGAGATGGCCCTGACCCGGTCCTATCCGCGCGGACGGGATTTTGCGCACGTTCTGGGTTATGTCGCCCGTGCCAGCCAGGACGATCTGGAACGCCTGACGGAAGGCAAGACAGTCGACGAAGCCACGACCATCGAGCGGATGTTCCGGCATCCTGACATGCGGACCGGCCGGCAGGGGATGGAGCGCTTCGCCGAGGAATGGCTGCGCGGCAAGCCGGGCTTCAAGAAGCTGGTCACCAACGCGGCCGGACGGGTCATCGATCAGATTCCGGATGAACGCCTCGCGCCGGAAGCCGGCAAGGACCTGTTCGTCACGATCGACATGGACCTGCAGCGGGTCGCGATTGAACGGTTTGAAGGCGAAAGCGGCGCAGCCGTGGTCGTCGAGATTGAAAGCGGCGATGTCCTGGCCATGGTTTCGACACCGGCCTTCGATCCCAATGATTTCGTCAACGGGATCTCGGGCACGGACTATGCAGCGCTGAGGGACAATTCCCGCGCGCCGCTTTATCCGCGTGCGCATGGCGGGGTCTATCCACCGGGGTCGACCTTCAAGATGGTGGTTGCGACAGCGGCGCTGGAAACCGGCGCCATCAAGCCGACCGACAAGGTGCATTGCAACGGCTACTACCATTTCGGGAACCGGACGTGGCATTGCTGGAAAAAAGGCGGCCACGGAACGGTGGATCTGCACGGCGGCATCAAGGGCTCGTGCGACGTCTACTTCTATGAAGTCGCCCGCCGGGCCGGTGCGCAGGCGATTGCGGACACGGCACGCAAGTTCGGTTTCGGCCAGGCCTGGTCCCTCGGCATGACCGGTGCGCGCGGCGGCCTGGTGCCTGATCCGGAATGGAAAATGCGGGTCCGTAAGGAGCCCTGGTATGAGGGCGAAACGCTGAATTTCGGCATCGGGCAGGGCCAGCTTGGCGTGACGCCATTGCAACTGGCACTGATGACCGCCCGGATCGCCACCGAAGGTCACTCGCTGAAACCTAACCTGATCGGTGTCGGACCGCAGGACCCAGACGATCATGTGCTGGATGCGCCGCTCGACCCGGAAATCATGAAAATGATGAAGTCCGGCATGTATGGCGTGACGTCCGAATGGGGCGGAACAGCACGCAGCTCCGGCGATCTGGGGCTTGGCGGCCCACGCCTTGCGGGCAAGACTGGAACGGCGCAGGTTCGCCGCATTACGGCCGCTGAACGTGCCACCGGCGTCCGCAAGGGGGCGAGCATCGAGCGTGAATTGCGCGACCATGCCCTGTTTGTTGCCTATGCCCCGGCTGACAATCCGAAATATGCGATCTCTGTCGTCGTTGAGCACGGGGAAGGGGGCTCGCGCACCGCTGCGCCGGTCGCCCGCGATATTCTCGCACACGCCATCCGCACCAATAGCGGCCGCAAGCCGGCATGGACCAAGAGCGCGTCCATTGACCGGTCCGATAAAGAAGGCACGCCGACATGA
- the mreC gene encoding rod shape-determining protein MreC — protein MARSGRSAQKGVRRSPKRLVLGVLIFGFAALIIAQSAPQISQFFNPVRASVGDRLGGGEQIGLWARLTGRAAQEQRIHELEAQVRDLSRYKAAAISMADRLEAYEEILNLLGEPPARGVTARVTSESDGPFAQTLLANAGRSQGVEPGSVAMNEGGLVGRVIQLGERSSRILLVTDFNSRVPVIGEVSGVHAIMQGGSTSSGTLTDLPERSDFIEGERILTSSEGGAYPRGLVVGDVQKSGNDWRVKYAMSDGSSGYVQLIPPPTVERPISAGDLPALEDGTSASPTQGARR, from the coding sequence ATGGCACGTTCGGGCCGGTCAGCTCAGAAAGGCGTCCGGCGCTCTCCCAAGCGCCTCGTCCTTGGTGTGCTCATTTTCGGGTTCGCGGCGCTCATCATTGCCCAATCCGCCCCGCAAATCAGCCAGTTTTTCAACCCCGTCCGCGCGTCCGTAGGGGACCGCCTCGGCGGCGGAGAACAGATCGGCCTGTGGGCCCGGCTGACAGGCCGCGCGGCGCAGGAACAGCGGATCCACGAACTAGAAGCACAAGTGCGCGACCTTTCCCGCTACAAGGCCGCAGCCATCTCCATGGCCGACCGTCTGGAAGCCTATGAGGAAATTCTCAACCTGCTCGGCGAACCGCCCGCGCGCGGCGTGACGGCACGTGTGACCTCGGAAAGCGACGGGCCGTTCGCGCAAACGCTTCTGGCGAATGCCGGCCGCTCTCAGGGGGTTGAGCCCGGCTCTGTCGCAATGAATGAAGGCGGCCTTGTCGGCCGGGTGATCCAGCTCGGCGAACGCTCTTCGCGCATCCTTCTGGTCACCGACTTCAACAGCCGTGTACCGGTGATCGGGGAAGTTTCCGGCGTGCACGCCATCATGCAGGGCGGCTCGACCAGTTCCGGAACGCTGACGGACCTGCCGGAGCGCAGCGACTTCATTGAAGGCGAGCGGATCCTGACCTCCTCGGAAGGCGGGGCCTATCCGCGTGGCCTGGTGGTGGGCGACGTTCAGAAGTCCGGCAATGACTGGCGCGTCAAATATGCCATGAGCGATGGCTCCTCCGGCTACGTCCAGCTGATCCCGCCCCCCACCGTCGAACGGCCGATATCCGCCGGAGACCTGCCAGCGCTTGAAGACGGCACGTCTGCCAGCCCGACGCAGGGGGCGCGCCGCTGA
- a CDS encoding rod shape-determining protein: MIGSLLGMLSTDMAIDLGTANTLVYVKGQGVKLDEPSVVAYMTQGGRKIVYAVGEQAKNMLGKTPVNMEAIRPMRDGVIADFEVAEEMIKHFIRKVHNRRAFVSPLIIICVPSSATSVERRAIHQSALAAGAREVHLIEEPMAAAIGAGLPIDDPAGSMVVDIGGGTSEVAVLSLGGIVYSRSVRVGGDKMDQAIVNYLRREQKILIGEMSAERIKKEIGTAQPPENGTGMSLTVRGRGTLDGVPKETEINEAMIADALSEPVNDIIDAVKIALEAMPPELAADIVDRGIVLTGGGALLRNLDAVIREQAQLPVMIADDPLRCVVNGCGHVLENFSKMRNVLSPEV; the protein is encoded by the coding sequence ATGATTGGTAGCCTCCTCGGCATGCTGTCTACGGACATGGCGATCGACCTCGGAACGGCCAACACGCTGGTCTATGTGAAGGGGCAGGGGGTCAAGCTCGATGAGCCCTCCGTCGTCGCTTACATGACCCAGGGCGGCCGCAAGATCGTCTATGCGGTCGGCGAGCAGGCCAAGAACATGCTCGGCAAGACTCCGGTGAACATGGAAGCCATCCGCCCGATGCGTGATGGCGTGATCGCCGATTTCGAAGTCGCCGAGGAAATGATCAAGCACTTCATCCGGAAGGTTCACAACCGCCGGGCGTTCGTGTCTCCCCTCATCATCATCTGCGTGCCCAGCTCCGCCACCAGCGTTGAGCGCCGTGCCATTCACCAGTCGGCCCTGGCAGCCGGGGCACGTGAAGTCCACCTGATCGAAGAGCCCATGGCTGCGGCCATCGGCGCCGGCCTGCCGATTGACGATCCGGCAGGCTCCATGGTGGTCGACATCGGCGGTGGTACGTCCGAGGTGGCTGTCCTGTCGCTTGGCGGGATCGTCTATTCGCGTTCGGTCCGCGTTGGCGGCGACAAGATGGATCAGGCCATCGTCAACTATCTGCGCCGCGAGCAGAAGATCCTGATCGGCGAAATGTCGGCCGAACGGATCAAGAAAGAGATCGGCACGGCCCAGCCGCCGGAAAACGGCACCGGCATGTCGCTGACGGTGCGGGGCCGCGGCACGCTGGATGGTGTGCCGAAGGAAACCGAGATCAACGAAGCGATGATCGCCGATGCGCTGTCCGAGCCGGTCAACGATATCATCGACGCTGTGAAGATCGCCCTGGAAGCCATGCCGCCTGAACTGGCTGCCGACATTGTCGACCGTGGCATCGTTCTGACGGGCGGCGGCGCATTGCTGCGCAATCTCGACGCTGTAATCCGCGAGCAGGCCCAACTGCCCGTAATGATCGCCGACGACCCGCTACGCTGCGTGGTCAATGGCTGCGGTCATGTGCTCGAGAACTTCTCCAAGATGCGAAACGTCCTCTCTCCGGAGGTCTGA